Below is a genomic region from Ziziphus jujuba cultivar Dongzao chromosome 7, ASM3175591v1.
aaaaaaaaaaaaaaaaaaaaaactatttttatcaGCAAAAATGCAAATTACCACGGAAaagtttaagaatatatataatcattaattttaaattttggcaAACTTAAACATGATGATACATATCAAGCCAAGAGTTTCCCATAAACTTGATAGCCCTTCTATTCAAAGAACAAGTAAACAGAAGCCGAGCTAATCAAATTACTTGTCACAGTTTCCATGAAACAAACATTGTAGTACAGTTTTCATGAGTTAATTGAAGATTGTTTTGTGAAGGAAATATGTCAAGCACACCTTTCTGACATATGCTAATAGGTCATGTTGTACGGCAacgattaattaaatttttgtacTGACCTTTCTTAACAAACTGTAAGACCACTTGTGATTCTTGTATTATTGGATCACgcttcatataaaaaatactatattGTGTACCACACAAATTGCACAAGTTTCAAAAAAATGAAGTATCATATGAATAAATAGTTATAAATTGGTAACTTTATTTTACCAATAACGTTATTGACGCCAACTCTATTAATCTAATTGATATGACACTTACagtgatattattttatcttattagcATCTATTTAGTTTCATATCATATCATCCAGATTTTCTGTGCTTTATAATTATCAGTGTGTCTATTAATTCCTGTgagcattaatttattttcgGTTATGCAATACGATTTTCTCCGTTCATCAGCTTCCATCATTGTTGTGAAGAAATCTTTCCGACTCATCTAAAGATTCATTATAGATTATGTGTTAATTGGCATGTTAAAGACCGATGAGAAAAACATACCATTACACAAAAATGAAacaaactattattattttattttcccagaAGAAACAAACACAAGCCTTTCATTCCTCAACTCATTCATTTTCCTCTAAAACCATAAGTACTGTTTCTTTTCTTCTATCCATGATCCTAATTTTATTGCTCTTAAGCAATGAAAAAAGTCGAATAGTTCATTATCTtttgatatcaataataatttaacacaaatacatgtactaatatagcagcTGCAGCAGGCATTTACTTACAATGAAAACAATTCCAACTcttcccaaaaccattttgccTCCATTGCCCTCACTACCAACCCTGCCTAATGCACAGTACCAGTGAGATTATTTAAGTAGATCAATATAGTATGTTGCACTGGTTTTGCTAGtcatatagaattttattatatttttttctggcACTATATTTTTTGTGTGAACAACATTAAAATGTGCATTATTGTTAACAGCTTTGGATCGTTTGAATAGTTAATTAACAAGCTTTTATGTCAAACAATATAACTCCTAAATATTTGTCTTATTggcaattttttaattatctatattGATGTTCACTGATCTTATTCTATTTATTATATGGATATTCCAAGTTTATATCAATAAGTGaataggggaaaaaagaaaaaacgtagaatatttttaattatattgtcatattaaaataaatatttcaaatatatcgAGTTTCATTTCTTTGGAATATAGTTATTTAGTTAGGGTATGATTTACCAATGTTTTTTGCCAATGCTTATGACAAATCATCATGATAGTTGAAATTTCAATGGTCTAATCCAATAATAGATAAAAGATAggcttataattaattttaataggtTCATAATTGATTCTAACTTCTATATTTTAGCTATAGTTAGATTACATTATTTCAATAACAATGATGATTTGCCATAAACAATATTGGTTAAAAACCTTTATACATTTCTATACATGGAAAGGGCCCCAGTTAGTTATATCATCTCTTGGTCTCAATATATTTTAGACAGCCATTCTCATCGTTCATGCATTAGACCATCATGAATATGTCGTTATATATGCACCGTAATCTCCAAATGGTTACTTTTCATAGCCctttatgatttattatatataatttccataTCGCAAATATCATGCATGCTTAGAAGTTGGAACTAATtttcaagaggaaaaaaaaaaaaaaaaaaaaaaacctttatagTTTTATCAGCAAAAATGCAAATTACCACAGAAAAGTTTAACAATTAACAATCATTAGTTTTAAAGTCTATCGCAAAATTAAGCAGATTTTATATATCACAGGCCAAGAGTTTTCATATAAACTTGACAATCTTTCCATTCGAAGAACAAGTAAACATCATACTGAGCTAATCAAATTACTTGTCATAATTTCCAAGAAAAATACAGTTTAGTACAATTTTAAGTAAATTGATCAaaaagtgttatatatatatatatatatatatatatgttcatatgTCATTATAGAAGATTGTAGTTTAACATAAGGAAACTGATTCATTTTTCCTATTTATaagtttaaaagttaaaatttaaattttgttaaacttTATTATTGTATCGGATCATCTTATATTGTATATCCGCATGGCAttggatttcaattttattcCTATGATACCGGCAAAAagcatttctttttatttaaaaaatatattttaataggtCGTATTGTATTATGACAATTAATGAGTTTTTTGTAAATGACTTTTCTTAACAAACTGTAAGATCACCTTTGATTCTTATATTGAATCgcggtgaaaatgaaaaatacctAAAATATTGTGTTCCaaacaaattgcacaaaaaaaaaataataataataatccgaAGCATCATGTGAATAAAGTAGTTAtaaatttcaacaacaaatggGGTAAATTTATTTTACCAATAATGTTACGGACACCagctaaattataattttataattgatgtGACAACTAcaaatgatattattttattttattggcatTTATCGAGTTTGATATCATATGAATTGCTAAATGGTTTAAGATCTTCTGTGCTTTATCATATCAGTATTTCGATTTCCATGCGGGccaatttatttttggttctgCAATACCATTTTCTCCTTTCATCAGCTTCTATTATTGTTGTGAAAAAATCTCTAGGAGCAATGTAAAGATTCATTATAGATTATAATAATTGgcatgttaattaattaaagatctaataagatcatattaatttttaattgagcATAATGATCATGATGATTTCTCCTATCAATTAATGTCCCTTTTTGCATTGCGTATGAGAGAAAATcaagatctctctctctctctctcgttagATGGTTTCGGGTTCCCATTAATTTGCTCTGCCCATCAATAACTGAAAGGTttggatgatatatatatatatatatatataatttttttttgcaaatgGAAAAGTGAAACTTagtccaaattaattaaatatttttacattatttatcatattaattaataaataaaattgataagcaaattgatttttttattattagttgatttttatgatttttataaaaatattttcgtaTTAGgtgtaaagtttattttttattatttataaaaaataatttttctaatttttgacaAAATGTATTGCGAGCATATTTATGGGATTTTGCATTGTTACTCCCTCAAGCTCAGCTGGTAGCATCCTCCTTCACGTGCACTGCTTGTGCATTTTCATCACATATAATACAAATCTGGAAACAAAATTATAGTTTAGGAgataaaatgtcaaaaataaaatttaagaattatCATGCAAAAACAAATATAGTTTTGTGGGGGTGTTTTCAGTGCCACCAATTACTTTTAGGTCCTGTTTGGTGAGTGAGATAAGGATTGAAATTGGAATTATTTAATTCTAATCCTATGGTTGAGTCAGTTGTTAATaataggattaaaaaaaatcctGATTGACAAAATAGTCATCCTCATATGGGATAAAATTATCCCATATAAAATGATTGGATAAAGTTTAGCATCCTCTTTCATGTAATTTGCTTGTGCTCTTTCATCACATATGACCCAAAACTAAAAAAGATCATAGTTTAGAGGGTAAAAAAATTTAGGGATCATCATGCAAAAACAAATATAGTTTTGTGGGGGTGTCATTAGTGTCACCAATTATCCTTAGGCCAAGTTTAGTGGGTGAGATGAggtttgaaattgaaattatttaatcacaattttatatttgatccagtagttgtaggattaaaaaattatgctttGCAAAATAATCATCCTCATATGAGATAAAAGTATATCGTataaaataatggaataaaGTTATCCCATCATGATTTGCTTTGTGATATccgaatttttttatttctttttattaaatctatgttttttcatttttttagcagtatcaaaatttttttcttccttttatcCATGTTTTACTTGGTCATTTACACTTGTTTACAATAGGCTGTGAGGAAGTGAATTTTCATCTATTGTTCttcccatttcttttttttttttttttttttggcttaaaattGTTCTTCCCATTTCCTCTTTTATCTTTAGGGTTCATTTGATAGTGTCTCTACATTCATTGGACTTATTATTAATGTAGCATCCTtattacagtttttttttttttaatgaataaaatttatcaacgGGAATATAATTtgtaccacaaaatatttagaatttatgaTCCCCAATAGAGCTAGTTTAATAATTTCTCTCCCATTCCAGTATGTCAAACCTATATATAAATGTGAATAACTTATCAACTGAATCAGTctcatttgataaattaaaaattaaatgtgaataacttatcaattaaattaatttaaaaatattaactagttaaaaaatattaaataagaaCTTCTGGTTGGTCAGGTTTTATGTACCTATTATCTTCAAATAAGTAGTCAAATAAGTAGACAAAGAGCCaataaagcattaaaaaaaattaataattgcaaAAATGATCGCCTCAGAATTTATATGGCAGTGTCAGGCCTCAGTTTGACATTAATTCCATTCTCGTTTGTATTTCAGCAGGCTACtgttacataaaaataatattatatttcaagtGGAAGGAGTTTCATTTCTTTggaatttagttatttatttatatcactAAGTCTCGGTATTATTTAGATAGCCATTTTTATTGTTGATACATTAGACCATCATAAATATACATTGTTATATGCAGTAAAGTAATCTTCCATGGTTACTTTTCATAGCCCTTTATGATTTTCCATCTataatttccatatcataaatATCATAGAAGTAAGAAGTAGTTTTCAAGaggcaagaaaaaaaataaatatatatatatatatacatatatgactGAGAGTTTTATCAGCAAAAACGCAAACCAATGAGCAGTTAAAGAATAATCATTCGTCATCAAGCCAAGAGTTCGCACATAAACTTGACTTTCTATACCAAGAACAAGCAAACAGCGCAAGATTACAGCTAAATAcaaactcataaaaaaaaaagagttgtaAAATTTTCAGTAAATTGAAGATTGTTGTGTATACAAAACATAATCAGGTGAACAGAACCTTTCAGATATATGTTAATAGGTCAAGTTGTTACGTTAATAACTGATTAAATTTTTGCAAGTGACTAttcttaaataatttgtaaGGCCATTTGTGGATTCTATGTGCACATTTGCTGTTAGCTGTAGCTATCGATCACCCCagaacaagaaaacaaatggaaaatTGTTACATATCATAATGGATTCAGAAGTGTGGGCAACTCTGCACACCGAATGGACAAGAAATAGCCACTTCTATTTGTAGAACACTAATTCTCGGCTACAGTTATTTTTGATCGCATCCTCTAATTTCTCAACGCAGTCAAATTCAACTTTGAAACTAATCATGGTAATACCATCTTTACCAGTTTCATAATCTTGGGTGATATCTTCAGCTTTGAAGGATTGAAGCTGTCAATGAAATACAAAACATTAACTCAATGGAAAAACTAATTACTCCACACCTTGTTAACTTCAGAGTTGAACATTGTGCATATGTAATTGTAAATGGTCACCTGATGATATAGTGCACCCAAAAGGTCAAAAGGAACTTCCACACCCATCCGAACCTACAATGACCGAACATTCCTATGAAAGCTATGAATGACagaaaaatgacaaatttcTTAGGAGCATCAGTTCAAAGTAATTGAAAATGATCCAGACATGACACATACAGAActtgaatatatgtatatgtatacatagagagagagagagagagagagagagagagagagagagagagagagagagagagataattaGCTTCCGAAGTCTGGAAATATAAAACACATCAAAATCTGAGAATTTTTATAAGAAATGCAACCTCCTTTTAATTATATTGGCAAAGGTTGCAAAGGCAGGAGCACATATGGGAGTTTCTCCTGTTGTGGTTCCTTATGCATTAAAAGGCACATGTTGAAGCCACTTGGACACCCCAAGCTGATCAAAAGCAAAAAGGCATTAACAGCTCAAGTGGGGAAGACTTAATACCTTGGATTTTATTAGACAAGTTGGGGCATTTCTCAAGCATTCTGAAGCAACTCCTCCATAAGCCCTGACCAATCCCCCAGTGCCTAATTTGATACCTCCAAAATAcctgcaaaaatatataaatcatgaGAAAATATTCTTCTTAGAAAAATGCAAGATTCcacaaaaatccaacaaaacgAAGAGTATTATATATAGCTCGTATATTTCAAGGGCATATTCTTATTCTGCAAAAAGAAATTCAGAAAAATATATTACCTGATGACAACCACCATAACTCTGTCAATCCCAGAAGAAACAATGGCAGAGTGTATTGGTTTTCCAGCAGTGCCCGATGGTTCACCATCATCATTGGACCGAAATTGATCTCCAACCTGAGTCAGAGCAAGAACCGATCTCCATAATCAGTAAATTTGAGGAGAAAAACACGAAACGCCCCCTAttgattccaaaaaaaaaagagaaaaatgccCCAACCCATCCCCCAATGATTCCCACGTACGTACCTTGTAAGCCCAACAATTATGAGTAGCACGCGAATCTCTAACCTAAAagaggggaaaagaaaaaatggaatttaaaccaattattaGGCAAAATAATCAATTCAGCATTTCCAAAGGGTcttaagtaaaataaataaatcaattaattaaagatcGAAACTTTAATTAAAAAGAGACTACTCTGGAGAGGAAGGAAAAGGCGGATTGCTCATCGGAGATTGGACCGGCTATGGCGATGAATTTGCTCTTCTTGATTTCCTTCTCGAATGTCACTATCTCTTTGATGGTCGTGAACGCACCGCCACCGCTGCCGCCGCTACTGCTGCTGGCGGTTGTGGCCATGGCTCTCCTGGCTGCTGCCCCACTGCCCAAGAATGAGGATGAGGCGGAGATACGAATTCTGTAATGGTGCTTAATCACCCCTAGCTTGTGAAAATGGTGCTGGTACTGGTGGCAACCTCTGGGTATTGTTATTGCCACCGGCATGGGCATCACCGATATTCATTCACTCTCCACCCTCCTCTGCCTCCATTAACGCAGCTTTTACTGCTTATGTCGACCTTGGGTATTAACGATAATACACACCTCAACGCTGTCGTTTCGTTTTAAATGTAGTGTGTGACTGTGTGCAGATAAGTTTTCATTTTAACTCCTGTTTTCTATGCtgcttacatttttttttttcctcttcagcCAAATTGCGGTTCAATTTATATCCACCATTCATAATCGTCGACAAATTTCTTATTGGTTTGGCACTACATGTTTTTAcacaggaaaaaaataaatacatatatatatatatatatatatttgacagaTTTCATTCATtatatgattaaatatataaacctACAACCAAATCAGCTCAAACCTCAATAAAATGTTTGAGATGATCTTTCTCCGTTTCATCTTCTAAATGGTACACCATACTTTACATCAAATGGGTTACCCCAAAAATCTTGCTCCAAATCATTTTCTCTACTGCTACACCTCTCAATGTAGCTGGTTGACTTCCTACGGCTTTTACTTGGGTCAGTATACAAAATTGACAAGCTTCCTTCCCCTTCTAAATCCTCTCTGGAGCAGCTTATGCTCTCCCGGTGTTGCAGCCTCCTCCAGGCATCATTCTCTCCTTTTAAATCTGAATTGAAGTTTGAATGACCATATCTACTGTACCAGTTGGTTCCTACTTCACCAAATATATAGTCGGTGAAGTCATCTGTGCTGGCCGAGTCCTTGGAGCTCACATTGCTGCAAGAACTTGCATCCGAGCTGCTTAAAAGGGATGAACTCTCGCTTGATGATGAATCCGCAAAAGGAACTTTGTACATTGAGTTTAATCTCCAATCATATGGATCTAATGATGAGTCACCAGCAGGACCATTCATAGTCATCGAATAAGAGTGTCTACTGAGCTTCTGTTGAAGTGCAGAAGAATCTGTGCTAGATTTTGACTTGGGTTTTGAAAGACTGGATGGAACTGCTTCCAAATTCCTTCTCTTAAGCTTCCCAACAAGAGGAGCCATATTGCTACCTCGCAATGCCGGGGGACGAGGAGAGTGCCTAATGTTGAAAAGCTTGAAGTTCTTACTAAGagtaaatagaaactaaaaggTGAGGCAATGAACTTCACATTCGTATTACCTTGCATAAAAAAGCATGTATGCCCTTTCCAATAAGACTCTCTCCAATTCCACTGATTCTACCTACAGAACAATAAACACCACAAATCATGTCAAAATATCCATACTATAACCAGAAGCCCACACTAATCAATATTCACATCTATAGGAGATAATTGATCATACCGTGCTATCATCAATCTTGAACCACTTCCCCTGAATATTCTTTACATAGCAAACATAATGACCCGAAAACGTTGCATTCATGATATCCAAGTGCACCACCACAGCATAAAGATTATACACTGCAGATTTATCACTAGTTACATTCATATATGAAGCCATGTTGAGAACCTCAGGGAACCGAACTGACTTATTCAGCTTCTCAAAGTTACCAGACTGCAGTTAGAGATAGTGAAACAGGTATTAACATTCAATATTACATAAAGAGCATAAGTTCAAACTTTATAGTCCATGTTAAAGAATTACCTGAAATCGCTTCAGCACAATTGTAAGTATATTAGGTGCCTCCAGTACTGTCAACttctttttggctttttgaTAAGATTTGCATCTTGATGGAGatcaaaaaatatagaaaaaatcaGGACTCAGAAGAATAACAAAGAAAAGTGACATGAAACTCGCAAGGATCAGAAGACCTCACCTAAAATCTGATAGAAATGTAAAAAGAATTGCCTTGGATAGTTAAAGAGGTGGGACAAATTGCCAAAACAATGCAAAGAAGAGCACTGGAATAACTTTActctcaatttatttatttaaaaaaaaaaaaaaaaaatgaagcagcACATGAAAACGAAGGCATAAAAGCCAATCAACTTGAACCAAATTGTTTGAACAGAGTAAAGAATTTGTTTGAACATGCAACCAACAATTCGAGATAAGAAGCAAAACTAGTAAACAATCCAACCTGCAGCAGTAGTACTTGTTATCCCGATCCAAAACTTCACTAGCTGTAAATTGTGCAAGAGCCTCTTCAAGAGTTCCAATTTCTCCATCTATTTCAACAGTAAGGTCCATCATCTGTTCACATCGCTCAGATTTGCCAAGGCACTTCAGGCACTTTATCTAGGAATTCAAATAACAGACCACTATTACCAACAAATGACTTAACTTTTGAAAGGTGACAAAAAACACTCTACAAATATGAACCTCgacctaaaaaaaataaagccagAAGCAACCTTTGATCCTAGATAACCTCCAAAAGTCATGCCTACAAGGGTTGTTTCTTCTGCTGAAGGACCCTTAGCACCAGCTTCGTCAAGGAAAACAGATTGCATTGTATCAACAGCATACCTGCATTCTTAGTAACTGATTACACAGTATACATTTGAAGggcaagaaaataaattttacatactACATTTGTTCAGCTAAGTTTTTAGCGGGCTCACCTTAAAAATTCATGGGCATCTTCTTCCCTACCATGACCAAGATGACCTccaattttatgtattttggaTAATATCCTAATTGGGGATAGTGGAGACTTTCCTTCCCTTGCCTTTAGGATAAGATGTTCAAACTCACAGATAAAACACCACTCCTCCTTTCGACCTATAAATAGGAAACTAATGTAAAGTGAGAAAGGCATCAACCAAAATGGCTCAAGCAATATAGGAGACATGAAGAGAAACTTGCAGGTTTTGGAGTGGAGCCCTTGAAGAAAATAAGAAGTAAGAGGTCTAGTGAATGCCAAACACTGGAGCACAGCATTAGCATAACAGCTGCAGAATTCAAAGATTATCCTAATATTAGCACAAGACATGAAAAGTCTGCGTGTCAATGTCTAATGAGTTTAGAGACCTCTCCACCTCACCTGTTCCCACAATTTGTTAGACCAAATGGCCAAAGAACCATCTTTTCATTAGAGAACAGTTTTATGAACAGCTCATACGGAAAAATTACCTGACACAACAAAGCAACAAATAACATCAAAGCCAAAGTTATAAAAGGTTCAGATTTAGCATTATGGTAAGCAAGAAAAATATGTTATGCTTTGAAAAGAACCTTATATCTTCCAGCAATCTCATTTTCATGACCTGTCATATTGCCTTTCAATTGTTTAGAGGCTCTAAACTGTTGTACAACTTTCCGCATGGATGTTTTTAAGCCATTTTGTGCCAAGCTAGCGCTACTGCCAATTTTAGCCGGCAAGGCATGATAACCATCACTTTTCGCAGATTTGGAAGTGGAAGCAAAATGTCCACCAATAGTTGAAGATGGCTGATCACCAGAAGCACTATCTGAGAAAGATCTATTCTCTTTACAGTCAAATAGCCTTGAACTATCCCTCCCATCATTAGATGAAGAGTTCCTTGGCTTAGCAGCATCTGTAGTCAACTTTTCAGCTGGACCAGTTCCTTTGGCCACCTTCTTACTGCCTAAATTTACAGACTGGACATCATCAGGTTTGACTGTCTTGGCTTTGATAAACTGCGATGTAGACTTGATCTTCTCATCACTATGACTGGGTTCcaggttttttaatttatttgagcaGGATATAGAATCAACAGGCTCCACTAATCTAGCACACTCTTTGGTTGGTAATATTCTTACTCTGGTCTCATTGATGCTGGCCACAGTCCCAAGCAGATCAGGAGCGCTACCACTAAGAAGAGGTCTCTTTGATCTGTCTGAAGGGCCAGAACCATTGGACAAACCATTACCATAAGGCTTAACTTTAGCATCATAATCTATCACcaaatttttagatttattttctatctcaaAATTATTACTATATCGGGACTTAACTTCACCACCGAAGTCTCTTCTCTCTTCAAACGGCACTGTGACAATTGAAGGTTGACATTCAAACTGCACTCCCGTCTCATTGATGCTGGCCATAGTTTCAAGCAGATCAGGAGAGCTACCATCAAGAAGAGGTTTCTTTGATCTATCAGAAATGCCAGAACTATTAGATGAACCATCACCACAAGGCTTAACTTTAGCATCGTCACCTATCACCAAAATGCTAGATTCATTTTCTATCTCAAAATCATTACTATATTGGGAGTCTGCTCCACCACTGAAGTCACTCCTCTCTTCAAACTGCATGGCAATTGAAGATTGACATTCATCCTTATGACCTCGTCTCCAGTGAATGATTTGACACTTACCAGAACTACAAGAAAATACTAAAAGTCAATAAAGGGAATAAATTTAgttattgtttaattattataaaataaaaaaagaatggaaaagCATCCCTTTTAGGTCTACCCAAAAGCCACATACAATGCAGTTCAATCTTGACCCCAAAACATCAACGGTTCTTCCCTTAAATAAGAGTTTTTCAATAGTGCTAATAgaatgcaaaaacaaaaacaagtaaTAGAATTTGGCAATGAGAAACTAATATGATAAGAGTACTCTTTTAACCCCACATATATTCCCAAACAAAAATTTTCTCTAAGCAACAAAGGACTAGCACCGTAGGGCACATCTAACCGGAAACTCCTCTAAGTCAGGGAGTTGTAATCCATTTGATACACACTATCAACCCATTTGACCGAGAATCAAATATGGTTACATGTTAGCATTTtgacccccccaaaaaaaataataataaaaaaaagaaatttagataTTTTACCATTCTATTAATACAAGGCCTGGTTGACTTTCAGCTTAGCATCAACGAAAGGAGGAACATgagaatagatatatatatatatatatatatcaatgcaagtaattatatatttttttggcagtTGAAATGACTTACAAAAACCTCACTTTGCATAAAAAGCTAAAATGGGTTGAAATTCGATCAATCAAGTTGTTCATGATTGATTCAACTGCTTCCAATGTagcacaaaattataaaaattgtaacTTGCACGTACTCTCCAGAAACCCATTGAACCAACAAAAAGAACCAACTAAACCCATGCCCCCacccaaaacacaaaaaaaaagaaaaaaaaaaaaaaaaaaaaaagaaacacaaaataCGGAAGTAATTATATcagcaaagaaagaaaaactcaAAAGCACCAAGCTGGAACGAACCAGTATCTCACAGCCTTGCACTGAGAGCACCGCATGGTGGTGGGGAAATAACATATAGCGCATTGAAAAGGCCGAGGAGGGAGAGGTACAGAAGCATATAAAGAGGTAGCTTCGACCTCCGCCATGGCAGCCTCGTCCGAAGCCATTGCCACCAATCTCATAATCTCCTCCTTCTTAGCCACAGCATTCCTCCACTTTCGACGAATTACAAGAAAAACAACCAAGAATGACCCAACTAATAGACCATAAGGCCCTACAATTCCAGGGACTAACATTTATCCGGCGCCGAGGATCGATCCAGAACAGAGAAACCCTAGGATCCGAATTTTGCTATACATAGATTCGTTAGTCGTCTGACGGTGTTGGTGACAGCGGTTGCGACGGCAATCCAAGGTGCGTGACGGCGCGTGGTGACAAACCACGGCGGAGGAACAGAaggttaaaaacaaaatataaaaaaatcagtGGAAAACGATTGACAGAATGGGGAATTTGAAATGGCAGTGATGGTAAAAATGGTAATGGTGGTGACGATACAATCCGAGCATCTGGATTAGCCTGAAGATTTTGGGCGAAGCTGTCCGTGAGTGCGtgaccgagagagagagagagagaagagagagattgcgacacagagaaagagagacagagagaactGGAATATTGTTCCAGGTGTCGTTTTCTTATTTGTCAATATGTATTTGAGTATTATTTCACCAAATTTTGTTAATGTTATTTGCACGGATGGAAAAGTACCTCCCACCACCACAGtaattaaatttctatatttCCTTGAATACCCTTTACCCAACATGCAAGTACCTGAAAATGAATCCAAAGAGCTTTTGTCTACCCCTCCAAACTTTAATTTCTTGACCAATTCTTTGTgaatgaatataaaattaaaaataatttttgcaattAGCTgaaaaaattagaatgaaaataaaaaaacgaaaaCTTACATATTTCTAAAGTTTGAAAGGGTAAAATGGGAATGGTATGA
It encodes:
- the LOC107425166 gene encoding ubiquitin carboxyl-terminal hydrolase 17 isoform X2 yields the protein MQFEERSDFSGGADSQYSNDFEIENESSILVIGDDAKVKPCGDGSSNSSGISDRSKKPLLDGSSPDLLETMASINETGVQFECQPSIVTVPFEERRDFGGEVKSRYSNNFEIENKSKNLVIDYDAKVKPYGNGLSNGSGPSDRSKRPLLSGSAPDLLGTVASINETRVRILPTKECARLVEPVDSISCSNKLKNLEPSHSDEKIKSTSQFIKAKTVKPDDVQSVNLGSKKVAKGTGPAEKLTTDAAKPRNSSSNDGRDSSRLFDCKENRSFSDSASGDQPSSTIGGHFASTSKSAKSDGYHALPAKIGSSASLAQNGLKTSMRKVVQQFRASKQLKGNMTGHENEIAGRYKVIFPYELFIKLFSNEKMVLWPFGLTNCGNSCYANAVLQCLAFTRPLTSYFLQGLHSKTCRKEEWCFICEFEHLILKAREGKSPLSPIRILSKIHKIGGHLGHGREEDAHEFLRYAVDTMQSVFLDEAGAKGPSAEETTLVGMTFGGYLGSKIKCLKCLGKSERCEQMMDLTVEIDGEIGTLEEALAQFTASEVLDRDNKYYCCRCKSYQKAKKKLTVLEAPNILTIVLKRFQSGNFEKLNKSVRFPEVLNMASYMNVTSDKSAVYNLYAVVVHLDIMNATFSGHYVCYVKNIQGKWFKIDDSTVESVELERVLLERAYMLFYARHSPRPPALRGSNMAPLVGKLKRRNLEAVPSSLSKPKSKSSTDSSALQQKLSRHSYSMTMNGPAGDSSLDPYDWRLNSMYKVPFADSSSSESSSLLSSSDASSCSNVSSKDSASTDDFTDYIFGEVGTNWYSRYGHSNFNSDLKGENDAWRRLQHRESISCSREDLEGEGSLSILYTDPSKSRRKSTSYIERCSSRENDLEQDFWGNPFDVKYGVPFRR
- the LOC107425166 gene encoding ubiquitin carboxyl-terminal hydrolase 17 isoform X1, with translation MLVPGIVGPYGLLVGSFLVVFLVIRRKWRNAVAKKEEIMRLVAMASDEAAMAEVEATSLYASVPLPPRPFQCAICYFPTTMRCSQCKAVRYCSGKCQIIHWRRGHKDECQSSIAMQFEERSDFSGGADSQYSNDFEIENESSILVIGDDAKVKPCGDGSSNSSGISDRSKKPLLDGSSPDLLETMASINETGVQFECQPSIVTVPFEERRDFGGEVKSRYSNNFEIENKSKNLVIDYDAKVKPYGNGLSNGSGPSDRSKRPLLSGSAPDLLGTVASINETRVRILPTKECARLVEPVDSISCSNKLKNLEPSHSDEKIKSTSQFIKAKTVKPDDVQSVNLGSKKVAKGTGPAEKLTTDAAKPRNSSSNDGRDSSRLFDCKENRSFSDSASGDQPSSTIGGHFASTSKSAKSDGYHALPAKIGSSASLAQNGLKTSMRKVVQQFRASKQLKGNMTGHENEIAGRYKVIFPYELFIKLFSNEKMVLWPFGLTNCGNSCYANAVLQCLAFTRPLTSYFLQGLHSKTCRKEEWCFICEFEHLILKAREGKSPLSPIRILSKIHKIGGHLGHGREEDAHEFLRYAVDTMQSVFLDEAGAKGPSAEETTLVGMTFGGYLGSKIKCLKCLGKSERCEQMMDLTVEIDGEIGTLEEALAQFTASEVLDRDNKYYCCRCKSYQKAKKKLTVLEAPNILTIVLKRFQSGNFEKLNKSVRFPEVLNMASYMNVTSDKSAVYNLYAVVVHLDIMNATFSGHYVCYVKNIQGKWFKIDDSTVESVELERVLLERAYMLFYARHSPRPPALRGSNMAPLVGKLKRRNLEAVPSSLSKPKSKSSTDSSALQQKLSRHSYSMTMNGPAGDSSLDPYDWRLNSMYKVPFADSSSSESSSLLSSSDASSCSNVSSKDSASTDDFTDYIFGEVGTNWYSRYGHSNFNSDLKGENDAWRRLQHRESISCSREDLEGEGSLSILYTDPSKSRRKSTSYIERCSSRENDLEQDFWGNPFDVKYGVPFRR